The following are encoded together in the Coregonus clupeaformis isolate EN_2021a chromosome 24, ASM2061545v1, whole genome shotgun sequence genome:
- the LOC121537603 gene encoding tubulin-specific chaperone cofactor E-like protein isoform X2 translates to MESSDEEEGRTFVQVVSEKYNPENFPYCRGNGMGVVVLSSPQGLPIKDRLNLPSVLVLDGCGISKAGDETEVATFCAHVVELDLSHNQLQDWGEICTIVSNIPNLDFLNLSMNPLSGIELEPGLAEVFFRVRRLVLINTRVTWDTVHTLTRQTPELEELFLCLNEYDQVAESQVPCPSLRLLQITDNQLQEWGEVRKFGPMYPGLHNLVLSNNKLGSVEEDTPRDTLQHLFPNLRSINLNNSGLNRWEDIERLNFFPKLEEVRLMGIPLLQPYTNKERRSLTLAQLPSVSVLNGSVVTEGEREDAERFFIRHYLDIPEEMLPHRYHVLVSKYGRLAPLAEVDLRPRCMAMLDVRWGERKETLSLRLEQTVGELKKELRALVGLPANGMRLYYIARELGSALGPEEMKYGSRALHSYMIQDGDEILVVPKTKSRTISSTSLDS, encoded by the exons ATGGAGTCCTCTGATGAAGAGGAGGGGCGCACCTTCGTCCAGGTGGTCAGTGAGAAGTACAACCCAGAGAATTTCCCATACTGCCGTGGGAACGGCATGGGCGTCGTGGTGCTTTCCAGTCCACAGGGGTTGCCCAttaaag ATCGTCTGAATCTGCCGAGTGTGCTGGTGCTGGACGGCTGTGGCATCAGTAAAGCTGGGGATGAAACTGAGGTGGCCACCTTTTGTGCCCATGTGGTGGAGCTGGACCTGTCCCACAACCAGCTGCAAGACTGGGGGGAG ATCTGCACGATCGTGTCTAACATCCCCAACCTGGACTTCCTTAACCTGAGTATGAACCCTCTGAGTGGGATTGAGCTGGAGCCAGGCCTGGCTGAGGTGTTCTTCCGGGTCCGCCGCCTGGTTCTCATCAACACACGTGTCACCTGGGACAcggtacacacactcacacgccaGACCCCTGA GTTGGAGGAGCTCTTCCTTTGTCTGAACGAGTACGACCAAGTAGCCGAATCCCAGGTTCCCTGCCCCTCCCTGCGCCTGCTTCAGATCACAGACAACCAGCTACAGGAGTGGGGCGAGGTGCGTAAGTTTGGGCCCATGTACCCGGGCCTGCACAACCTGGTATTGTCCAACAACAAACTGGGCTCTGTGGAGGAGGACACACCTCGGGACACACTGCAGCACCTGTTTCCTAACCTGCGCAGCATCAACCTCAACAACTCAG GGCTGAACCGATGGGAGGACATAGAAAGGCTGAATTTCTTCCCTAAGCTGGAGGAGGTGAGGCTGATGGGGATTCCATTACTGCAGCCCTACACCAACAAAGAGAGACGCAGCCTCACTCTTGCaca GTTGCCATCTGTGTCTGTGTTGAATGGGAGTGTGGTGacggaaggggagagagaagacgCTGAGAGGTTCTTCATCAGACACTACCTGGACATTCCAGAAGAGATGCTGCCTCATAG GTACCATGTCCTGGTGTCCAAGTACGGACGGCTTGCCCCACTGGCCGAGGTGGACTTGCGTCCACGCTGCATGGCCATGCTGGATGTGCGCTGGGGTGAGCGGAAGGAGACTCTAAGCTTGCGGTTGGAGCAGACGGTCGGAGAGCTCAAGAAGGAGCTCAGGGCCCTGGTGGGGCTGCCAGCCAATGGCATGCGGCTGTACTACATCGCCCGTGAGCTAGGCTCTGCGCTGGGACCTGAGGAGATGAAGTACGGCAGTCGGGCACTCCACTCGTACATGATCCAAGACGGGGACGAGATCCTGGTGGTGCCCAAGACTAAGAGCCGCACCATCTCGTCCACCTCCTTGGACTCCTAA